From Chiloscyllium punctatum isolate Juve2018m chromosome 36, sChiPun1.3, whole genome shotgun sequence, the proteins below share one genomic window:
- the LOC140460749 gene encoding uncharacterized protein, producing the protein MEKPEESRPVEKPWKCGDCGKAFRVPSALETHQRSHTGEKPFPCTDCGMAFRHSSHLLAHQRDHTGERPFSCPDCGKAFRYSSSLMRHQRVHTGERPFSCPECGKAYTDISSLMRHRRAHTGERPFSCPECGKAYTDISSLMRHQRAHTGERPFSCPECGKAFSYSSALRNHRRIHTGEKPFSCPECGKAFTDVSTLQKHQRIHTGERPFSCPECGKAFTHGSALRRHQRVHTGERPFSCPECGKAYTDISSLMRHQRAHTGERPFSCPECGKAFTEVSSLMRHQRIHTGERPFTCSQCGKGFTSSSNLRSHRRVHTGERPFSCPECGKAFSDSSNLLAHQRIHTGERPFTCSQCGKGFTRSSQLLTHQRVHVPTRGLKE; encoded by the coding sequence atggagaaacctgaggaatcccgccccgtggagaaaccgtggaagtgtggtgactgtgggaaagcCTTCCGtgtcccgtctgccctggagactcatcagcgcagtcacaccggggagaagccattcCCCTGCACCGACTGTGGGATGGCCTTCAGACATTCCTCTCACCTGTTGGCCCACCAGCGggaccacacgggggagaggcccttcagctgtccagattgtgggaaggccttcagataTTCCTCCTCCCTGATGaggcaccagcgtgtccacacgggggagaggcccttcagctgccccgagtgcgggaaagcGTATACCGACATCTCCTCCCTGATGAGGCACCGGCGTgcccacactggggagaggcccttcagctgccccgagtgcgggaaggcctatACCGACATCTCCTCCCTGATGAGGCACCAGCGTgcccacactggggagaggcccttcagctgccccgagtgtgggaaggccttcagttatTCCTCTGCCCTGCGGAACCACCGGCgcatccacacgggggagaagcccttcagctgtcctgaatgtgggaaggccttcacagACGTCTCCACCCTGCAGAAGCAtcagcgtatccacacgggggaaaggcccttcagctgccccgagtgtgggaaggcctttacccacgGCTCCGCCCTGCGGagacaccagcgtgtccacacgggggagaggcccttcagctgccccgagtgtgggaaggcctatACTGACATCTCCTCCCTGATGAGGCACCAGCGggcccacacgggggagaggcccttcagctgcccagagtgtgggaaggcctttaccgaagtctcctccctgatgaggcaccagcggatccacacgggggagaggcccttcacctgctctcagtgcgggaagggcttcaccagCTCCTCCAACCTGCGGAGCCACCGGCGCGtccacacgggagagaggcccttcagctgccccgagtgtgggaaggcctttagcGATTCCTCGAACCTGCTGGCCCACCaacggatccacacgggggagaggccgttcacctgctctcagtgcgggaagggcttcacccgctcctcccaactgctgacccaccagcgagttcacgtgccaacacggggattgaaggagtga